In one Methanobrevibacter arboriphilus genomic region, the following are encoded:
- a CDS encoding peptidoglycan-binding domain-containing protein gives MEAENINLNKIYYAVFIICVAFSIVSVSATQEMPNTKNGTSISDDKVSNNSKTIDHTLKFGDSGENVVSLQKALYSGGFYIGKIDGDFGPYTKKAVEIFQAENGLKTNGIVDEVTSSYLKKLGYLKNYNKNYDSNVVDSSKKMTSDSKNLKSNDKKSSDKSVSKDSSLKKSSSDSVKSEKSNINTEKSKKSNISDNKSKNLDNSYDESKKSSNNHKSSTDSYESSKNTTTKNTITITSLPSAGGTGLPYKWTTNTWENYCPLCGKYGGLVINPKGVYEKELTCKYCDADYCGSSGKDKAYGSRATLIRA, from the coding sequence ATTAATTTAAATAAAATATATTACGCAGTATTTATTATCTGTGTAGCATTTTCCATAGTATCTGTTTCAGCTACTCAAGAAATGCCAAATACTAAAAATGGAACTTCTATCTCCGATGATAAAGTTTCAAATAATTCAAAAACTATTGATCATACGTTAAAGTTTGGTGATAGTGGTGAAAATGTTGTTTCACTTCAAAAAGCCCTTTATTCTGGTGGATTTTACATTGGAAAAATTGATGGTGATTTTGGTCCTTATACTAAAAAAGCAGTAGAAATATTTCAAGCTGAAAATGGTTTAAAGACTAATGGAATTGTTGATGAAGTAACATCTTCTTATTTAAAAAAATTAGGTTATTTAAAAAATTATAATAAAAATTATGATTCTAATGTAGTAGATAGTTCTAAAAAAATGACTAGTGATTCTAAAAATCTTAAATCTAATGATAAAAAATCTAGTGATAAATCAGTTTCTAAAGATTCTTCTTTAAAGAAATCTTCTAGTGATTCAGTAAAATCTGAAAAGTCTAATATTAACACTGAAAAATCTAAAAAATCAAATATTTCTGATAATAAGTCTAAAAATTTAGATAATTCCTATGATGAGTCTAAAAAATCTTCAAATAATCATAAATCTTCAACAGACAGTTATGAATCTTCAAAAAATACAACAACTAAAAATACAATAACTATCACATCATTACCAAGTGCTGGTGGAACTGGACTTCCTTATAAATGGACTACAAATACTTGGGAAAACTACTGTCCTTTATGTGGAAAGTATGGAGGATTAGTAATAAATCCAAAAGGCGTTTATGAGAAAGAATTAACTTGTAAATACTGTGATGCTGATTATTGTGGAAGTTCTGGTAAAGATAAAGCATATGGATCTAGAGCTACATTAATTAGAGCATAA